CCAAGTGGAAATCCTGGAGGGAAGTCTTTTTGGGATCAAACTTTGTTACCCACTGCCCTGGAATGAAACACATGGAGCGCCCTAAGTCCCGGGAGACAGAAAGGCTAGGACCAGGCGGAGACCAAAGCATAGCTAAGGGAACCTCAGTGTCAAAGGCCCTGACACATCAGGGAATACGTAAGCTCAGAAGGAAATATGTCGATTTTATTCATTTGACTGGATGGATGGTACAAGTTCCATGACCACCGGGGAGAACAGTAACCTGGTTGACGCTTCTACAGTGGTGTGTCCGGGAGACAGAATCAAAGCAGGTCAGAGCTGGAAGGGGCCTGGACCTCCTCTCATCACCCCTCTCACAGCTGGAAAAGCACTGCAGCCCAGAGAGGCAAAGGGACTTGccagagtcacacagcaagttgATGATCAGTTCCCTTCGTTCAATGTTGCCTTTTAACAGGCTGGTTTGGAACTGCTTCTTTCGCTTCGTGGGGATCAGTGCTGCAGGTTGAGTGTTTCTCTGGGAATTTAGGGGTCCATTCTTACTACTGCTCCATAGATGGTTATAAAGCATTTTAAGGGGAGGTTGCCCAAAACCCCACCCGAGGCTTATCGGAATGGGGCTGGCCTCCCATGGGCCCGGGGAAGTCTTGGGCCTATCACCACAGCCTGGAAGAATGCTGTTAGAGAGCCAGCAGGGGCTTAGTGGTACCTGCTCCTGGGCACAGCGCTAGGGCTGATGTGAGAATGGGAGGGACCTAGAGTCCCCATGTTGGAGATGAGAAAATAGGCCCAGAGAGGCTACGGAGGGTCTGCAAGGCTCTGCAGCCAGAAAAGACAGAGCCGGGCTCTGGCCCAGCCAGAAACCAAGCAGTGCCCAACCCACACAGGCACAAGACGGTCATGTGTTCTTTCCTCCACTCGTCTCCTCACAGCCTTTTACACTTCGTAGGCCAGGAATCTGACCACACCAGATAACGCTCAGCCAAGTGCGTTTCTCAGGCCCTCCTCTGGCTTCGCCCCCGGGTAGTTACTGAACTAGGTCTTTGACCTCCCCTCTTTCCTGGTCCCGTCTGACGCCCACCATCCACCCTTGGCCTACAGAGAAGTGGAGAAGGCCTCACCCTTGAAGTAAGCCACACCCAGAAGGAGAATGCTGATTTCACTGGGCAAGTCCCTTGTGGACCTAGCGATTTTCCCTTTCGTCTGGGCCTGCACCCAGTTGTTAATCTCCTGAAGGTCCGTGCGGGAGTTGCCGGTCAGGACTCTGGGCCTGGTCCCGTATGACTTCTCCAGTGGTGCGACAAAGCTGGATTTTATCCGCAGCTCTGGGGAGAGACGCGCAGGGTTAGTGCCGTCTGAGAGCGAAACCCGCATCCCCTCCTTGGAGGCATGCCAGGCTGAGGTTCTGGTTTACACTCGGGCCCTGACTTCCCGCCCGGGGTCTTCCCGTAACTGGCTGGGACTGCGTGCCAGCTTCCCCAGGCGGCACTGGGCAGGGAACTACAGATTCTGCTCCTTGCTGTTTCTCTTCGtgttactgccctcccctgaccctCCCTCAGCCCACTTCCTCTTTCAGATCCCCTTTGGGCTCACAGGGCCGCTTCCTGCCtaccagggctgggccaggccgggGCAGACATGAAAAGAAACCCCCCACGCTCCTCCTGCAGCTCAGGCGAGCACACTCACTCTTCTCAAAGACGATCCGGGAAGCAGTCTTGAGGTTTTTCTGGGGGGCAGTGACGGAGGCCAGGAGCTCCTTGTAGGTGCCGTGGATGTCTGGGTTGGTGATCAGGTCATAGTAGAGAGCCCGGTGGATGCTGGATTCTGTCCGCTGTTCAGCTCCTGCCAGAGAGACAAGGATGTGGGCTCGATGACTGCGCACCAGCCAGCTCAGGccagctcccagggcagggcaggacaggagCACTGTACCTTAGTCTTTTGTCTCCCGATATCGGAGACATTCTTAGGTACGAAGGACTTTGAAGGCAACAGAAGAAATAGAGGTTTTCCTGAAGCAGACTAAGGGCCTCCGGCCCAGAGAGAGATAAGGGTGGGCCTGAGGGTGCAGGTCCCTGTGCTTCTCCCATCACAGCCTCACCAGACTGTTCTGTAGTTGCCGGcttgttatttacttatttttattgattttttatttttagagagaggaagggaggaagagagagacagacatcaatttgttgttctgcttACTTGTGCATTcatcggttgcttcctgtatgtgccctgacccaggattgaacccgcaaccttggcatattgggacaatgctgtAACCAACGAGTTACCCAACCAGGGCCTCACTTATTCATTTCCCCATGACCCAAGTGAAGGCAAAAACTGTGTCCACTTTTGTGCAGTTACATCCCCAGAACCGAGCctaatgtctggcacatagtggcAGCTCATTTAAGGAATTAATGAGCATCAAAGTCCCCATGTCAGTAAGTGGTCCTGAAGCCGCACACTGGTGTCAGCACCCCCCGGGGGAGCGAGGGACCTGTGTGTGCACAGCACTTGCCTGCTGGGACCTGCTGGGACTAGTCTCAGCATCTCTACGCCCCTCCCTGAGATGCAGGCGCTCTGGGGCTTGGAGAGCCAGAGATGTGCGGTGGCCCCATGGCAGCTCTGGGACCCGGGGGCTTTCTGGTCAGAGAACTCACCCAGCGAGAGGGCGGAGAGCGCCGTGGCCACGCTGAGTGGAGACAGGAGCACATTGGCCGTGGGGCTCGTGCTGGATTTCACGCGGTACAGGTCGTAGCCAAAGTTGGAGACGGCCGCTGCCAGCTTGTTCACCGGGACCTTGAAAAAGGGATCCTCCTCCTCCACAGACCCCGCTGTGGTCTCGTGGTCTGGGGAGCCCTGGATTTGAGTACAAGGACCAGTGGAGATGAGCAGTGGGTGACTGGCCTGTGCAGCGCTTTGGGTGGGACTATGGTTCTGGCCCCCGCCTGACTGTGGTGTGTTTAGCCTAACGCTGGAGTGAGCATGCAGGAGCCCTCTGCTGGGGAGAGGCAGTCCAGAAGAGAGACTAGCTGACCAGGTTTCAACCCTATTGACCTGCGAGCCTCAGGCCTGtgacacacttaaaaaaaaataagtccagtcagtgtggctcagtggttgagcatcaacccatgaacctgtGTGATggaagtcagggcacatgcccgggctgcaggctcgatccccagcagggggcgtgtaggagacagcggatgaatgattctcatcactgatgtgtctatctttctccctctcccttcctctctctacaatcaataaaaatatatttttaaaaaataatttaaaaaattttaaatccaaggagagaagaggagcctcctcctctcccaagAAACGCTGTTCTCAGGCCAGACCAGATTCCTGTCTGCTCTCCCTCACTCACTGCTCCCAGGTCTCTCTCCACCCATCAAACCTCTGTCTTTGACGGCCCTGATCCGACATCACCTCCTCCACCACAGACTTCCCCAGTTTGCCCCAATCGGAAGGGACCTTTTGGTTTTCTGACCTTTTTTAGAGTTCAGTACCATATATTAACCATCTGCCCTGTACTGACTGGGCTCTGTGCTACTTCTTTTCATTTTAGTAGCTTCATCTCATGCTTGTTGACGTATTTGATGACCTCCCCAGACTAATATCTCAAAAGACGGAGTCCCTTAAAGGCAAGAACCGCCTTTTGCAGAGCAGGCGTTCATAGATGAGATACAAGTGTCAGGCCGCATGGTCCTGTAATGATGGGTATTTTTAAATCCCATTTCATAGATACaagtgacttgtctaaggtcaccAAGTTAGTGAGAGGGAGAGCCAGAATTCCACTCGAACTCACGACAAAGTCCAGGCCTGCAGCCagtgtgccctggctgccctggcccctcgTGGGGCACGAGGGTCTGCACTGAAGGGGCACCCCAGGCTTGCGAGAGTGCTTTTGCTTTTCGCTTTTGAGGATCTTATTTTTGTCCCCACTCTGTTCTCTGAAAGGTGGGGCAAGACATTTTCTCTGTTTTGCTGATGTCTAGGTATAGAGGCCTGGCCTGGAACCTGGGTGCCTGCAAAGgagaggcccccaccccacccaccaccacttcccatgcccccacccaccccacccaccaccactgaCCTCCGGGCTGCCAGCGTCGTTCTGGCAGCTGCCGCTCCTGAGGAGGGCTCCAGTCCAGAGGAGTAGCATGAGGGCCTGCATCCCGGGGCCTGCAAGAAAGCCGGAGGTGGCAGGCTgcgtccctcacccccaccctgcacccaccaccCTGGGCACCTTCCCTCTAGCCTCCCCAGGCTGGAAGTGGACGCTCAGCTAGATCCCTCCCTCTCGGCCACTCCCCACCTCACCTGCCTCAGGGCCCACAGTCACACCAGGTGAGCTTGGGCTCTCACTCCATGGTCTGTGTCAGGAGACCCACCTGTGAGCCTAAAGCCCAGGACAGTGAAGACCCAGCAGTGGGCTCCCAGTGTGGGTATGTCTAGGAAATGCACACCAAGGTTTTCCCCTGGAGGCACCGGGCCAGCTCATGACACAGGATTTGGGGCAATGTCTAGTAGCAGAATGGGGGCAACATCTAGGCCTCATGAGTAGAATCACTGAATACAGAGAGTGGAGGCATCCGGTccagcccctgctctccccaggaagttcTCAAACTCATTGAACTCCTCTGGCCTGGAAGCTGTGGCCTCATAAGGGATTCATTTCCTTCCCAGACAGAGCCCTGATTCTCACGGTTAGGAGTGCTGGGCCTTGGGTGGGACAGCCTGGGCTCAAATTTCAATTCTGTGTCTtaatagctttttttctttttcttttttttctaattttcacctgaggatatttttttccattgatttttagagagaatgggagggagggggagagacggagagagaaacatcgatgtgagagagacacatcgattggttgcctccctcatgtgtcCCGACAGGGGCaggaggatcaagcctgcaacccagctacatgcccttgaccagaatcgaaccctggacccttcagtccacagagccaaactggctagggcttaataGCTTTCTAAATCATAATCTCTTCTCTAGTGAAATGGAAATCAAGTAGTTCTTAACTATTGTGATGAGGATTAAAGTAGGTGATGCCTTCATCGCACTTCCCAGTGCCAGAGACAGGGGGAGCGCTCCAGTGGTCCCTGAGTCAAAACGTGTCCCTCCAACGGGGGGCCCCCTTCTCCCCTGGGGAGCCAGGTCTTCTTCCCCCTACCAGCTCGAAATGGCTCTTACTCCTCCaaagccttccttcctccaggttCAGCAACCCCCCTCTTAGAAAGACCACCCAAGTCCCTTCGACTCCCCAGCCGTGGTCTCTTCTGACCTGGCTCTGGCCTGGCCCCTGGACCACAAGGGAAAAGGGTCCAGGGCTCTAGGTCAGGCATATCAAACTTTCCACCCCGAAGGCAGCATGCCTcctttatttggcccgtgttcgcctttgagtttgacaggctTGCTCTGGGTGCTCCACCATCCCTTACCCTCCTGCATTCACTGTACATCGGGGCTCACCCCTGGGATCATGATGTggggggaagggatggggaaagggATGAGGCAGCTGCGGGTGGGGGTTCCCAAATCAGATCTTTCAAGAGGCCTTCTGGTTAGAAAGTGGGACAACGTCTCGACCACCAGGACCTTTGTCTGGTGCATGTCCTCCCTCCATCCACACTGTCAAGAATTTACCGTCTGtcttccctgcctgcccctcccctcccctgcaacacacacacacacacacacacacacacacacacacacacgccaaggGTCTCGAGACCTCTCATTGTCCTTTCATGTACCCAatcacaccccacacacacaacacatacttTTCTGACTTCTCAGAACAAAGAGGAAAGTTGGGAGGGCAGTGTGTGACTTTTGGCTGAAGTCCTTAAAAGGGAGCCTGATAATCCACTGGGCAACGTTATAGAGCATGAAAGGCAACAAAGAAAAGATCGCCGCCTGagtgcccagcttctggctggccTGCCCGTGGGAACCCGCTTTCCCTGTAAACCCCCATCCAGAGCTCGCGTCTCAGTGCGGagccctgtctcctcagcagctgCCCTTCCACGTGGCTGCCCCTGCCGCTCAGGGAGACAAAGGGGGAAGCTCTCTGCAAGGCCAGATAGAGACCTAACACCACCCAGCTTTCAGCTGTGTtctccacccagccagccccacccagagcTGGCGGGAGCCCtccttgcctgagcctcaggggACTGGTTTACTGGAGACTGAAAATTCAGTGAGATCCGCAGGCAGCGAGGCCAGAGGAGAAGTTGTTAGCTCTCGTTGCTCTGGCCAGCAGGGAGTTGCGATAGGAGCCAGGGATAGGGGTCATCCTGGGACAGTGTTTAAGCAAACGAAGTTCACAATTCCAATCCCTGTGAAGGTGGGGCCTTCTCTGTGGGGATCCCTACAGAGTCTGAGCCCAAGCCCCCGGTCCCGTGATCACGATCACCATGTGGGTGGGCTGTGGACTGAAGACGAAGTGAGGGACCCTGGTGGGATAAGGCACGTGGCTCCACagctggcccagggccaggcactgggacgcGTAGCATTAATAGCACCTCTTTGAGTCCTCCACCTTAGCCCTGGGGATGAGGGAAGCGGAGAGATTATTGAAAGCCCCCTACAAGGGTAAGGGTCTGCATGGGGGGCCCCTCTGAGCACACTCGATGCCCTGTCCAGGGTGATCGTTCATGGCCTGGGGCAGGCAGCCATTGCCTGGCCAGGGGCATAGGGACAACGATGCCATCCTGTCCAAAGGGCAGTATTCCAGCCAGATTCCTGTCCTACCGggttggggagggcaggggaggaagcAGATACCTCGCTGCTGGGCCAAGGTCAGGCCTTACTCCCTGCCACATGGCCCAGATCAAAAGGCACAAGGAACGGGGGTTTCATGATCTTGACTTCAAGCTAGAAGGAGCCATTTGAGCCCATGCATGTGTTTCTAATTAAACCCAATTGTGAGACAAACAccatccctcctcctcttcttccccctctctttcctccccctacccgctcctcctcctcccagaaccACAGAGCCTTCAAGCCACAGGGTGGTGGACCACATGGGCAGCGCAAGGAAGGGCACACCCTCTCCCCTGGCTCAGGGAGGGGGATTCCAGGGggtcctctcccagcccaccccacctaCAGTGACTCCATCAGTCCCCAGTCAATGTTTCCTATGAAGACCTGATTAAGGAGCCAGAGTGCCCATgagctgcccctccccacacctcaGAAGGACCAGCCTTGGGCAAGTACTCCCCGgcccctgcctctcccaccctcaGCCTGGGGCTGAACTCCCAGTGGATGGGCATGGGCCAGGCAGGGATGGGGTTTCTGGGAAGCCTGCAGCTGTCCTTTGGCCCGGACCCACGCCTTGCTGTGGCATGCCTCAGGCAGCGGAAGGGGTGCGGGCAGCATTCTCTCCAGCACTGGCAGctgagccccccaaccccaaacactggctgggctccataACAATCTCTGTGTGTGAGAGGCCAGAACCCCATTGACCTGCCAGCTTTTCCTGGCAGCTCCCTTGGCCAACAGAAAAGTGTGGGCACAGGGGAGAAGCACACAGCTGTCCTCCATCCCAGCCCCCCAGCACCGCTTAACAGCCCAGCTGCCTGGCAGTGCTGGGACGTTACCATTGAAATCAGCACCAGTTGCCTGGAAAAGCAGCAGCGAGCTGAGCCCAgctcaggctgggctgcaggATCCGCTGCCTCCCCAGCGGCCCTGGTGGAAACACTGCCCCTGGCAGCCTCCTCCCTTCCGGGCTGCAGAGCCTCTTGGAGGTGCCGCTCAGACCTGACCCTGCAGCTGAGCTCCCTGCTTCTCCCCGCCACAGCCCTCTCCGTTGTTTCCCACCCACTTGGTTCAAGTTCTCCCAGCCTGTCCTAGTGGCGCACGGAGTTTGGGATGGTTGGGTTGCCGCCTTCTGACCCCCAACTCCCTCTCCTCCACTAGCCCTGATGTCCGTGCTGCAGAGGCTACCgtttcccacctcctctccctggcacctctctttcccactccctgggtgccctgcctctccccagccccgcaGCCCACGGGAGCCTGTCCTGTCTTCTCCTGACACAAAGGCCGGCAGGGCTGCTTTACCTGTGGCTGCGCTGCAGCTCGGTGCCAGCTTAGTCTGCACACTGAGGGGGCTCCTGCAACCACAGGAGCTTTTTCTGTTGCCTCCCAATCCCGCTTCCAGCAGGCTTCAGATTACAGCTACTCCTGTCTTAAAGCGGCCTGCACTCAATTCAGATTCTGCGATTGCATCATTGTCTGGTGTTAACTTTAACCCCCTGCTGCCCTTCCTCCATGCACCCCtaccacccacacacacattcacacaccctGCTCCACCAGACCTTCCCTCAGGCCCTGGCCTTCCCCCCTGCCTGAGGTTTCACCCCCAGAGGGCACCCTGGCCAGCCCAGGTGGGAGTCAGGACTGAGGAAGAGTCTTGCAGGAGGAGGCCCCAGAGGCAGGCTAGTGGAGTGGAGAAAACACTGGCCCATACTGGGGTTCTGGTTTTTTCTTGGTCCTTGGCTCGGACACTAACTGGGATTTGGGGCAAGACAACTCTCATGGTTCCTCCCTTTCTCAGCTGAAAAATGATGGGATGGTCTGGctgggtatctcagttggttagagcgtcaccctgatgtgccaaggttgcaggtttgattcccggttagggcacctacaagaagcaaccaatgaatgcataaagaagtggaacaacaaatccatctctctctctctctctctctctctctctctctctctctctctctctttttctgtctccttccctctcctgaaaaaaaatcaataagtaagaagaatttttttttaaatatattttattgattttttacagagaggaagggagagagatagatagttagaaacatcgatgggagagaaacatcgatcagctgcctcctgcacatctcccactggggatgtgcccgcaacccaggtacatgcccttgaccggaatcgaacctgggacctttcagtccgcaggctgacgctctatccactgagccaaaccggtttcggcaagaagaattttttaaatgaagggatGAGcttggctggtatggttcagtggttgagcatccacctatgaaccaggaggtcatggtttgatgctcagtcagggcacatgcctgagttgtgggcttgattccagtagggggcatgcaggaggcagccgatcgatgattctctgtcatcattgatgtttctatttctccctctcccttcctctctgaaatcaataaaaatatataaatagccctggccggtttggctcagtggatagagcgtcggcctgcggactcaagggtcccaggttcgattccggtcaagggcatgtacctgggttgcgtgcacttccccagtgggggatgtgcaggaggcagttgatcgatgttctctctcatcgatgtttctaactctctatccctctcccttcctctctgtaaaaaatcaataaaatatattacaaaaaaaaaaaaaattggatccctgtctcacaccatacacaaaaatgaactctaGGTACAGTagatatttaaatgtgaaaaaccATCTCTGGTTTTACAGAAcccttttaaatgaatttttatttaatttatttatgtaattttgAATAGATCAAAAGCAACAAAAAGTATGCAGTGAAAAaagtcttcctctctctctgatctTCAGTCACGAACTCTACGGCCTGGAGACAGCAGATGTTAATCTCATTCCCATGTGTCCTTTCAGAGATAGTTTTGGtgctttaaaaagcaaacacagccctgaccggtttggctcagtggatagagcgtcgccttgcgggctgaagggtcccaggttcaattccggccaagggcatgtaccttggttgcgggcacatccccagtcgggggtatgcaagaggcagctgatcgatgtttcactctcatcgatgtttctaactctctatcccctttacttcctctctgtgaaaaatcaataaaatatattaaaaaaaaaaaaagaaagcaaacacaaaagaacagtttggctcagtggatagagtgtcagcctgcggactaaagggtcccgggtttgattccggtcaagggcacatgcccgagttgcaggcttggtccccagtagggggtgtgcaggaggcagccaatcaatgattctcatcattgatgtttctatctctctctccctctcccttcctctctgaaatcaataaaaaaaaaattatatatatatatatataaagcaaacaCAAACAGACATATACAACAggaaaaattgtaaatgtttcaGGAAAATGTATAGATGGATTATCTTTGTGATCTCTGGgtaggaaagatttttttttttaatgtattttattgattttttacaga
The genomic region above belongs to Myotis daubentonii chromosome 16, mMyoDau2.1, whole genome shotgun sequence and contains:
- the SERPINF1 gene encoding pigment epithelium-derived factor: MQALMLLLWTGALLRSGSCQNDAGSPEGSPDHETTAGSVEEEDPFFKVPVNKLAAAVSNFGYDLYRVKSSTSPTANVLLSPLSVATALSALSLGAEQRTESSIHRALYYDLITNPDIHGTYKELLASVTAPQKNLKTASRIVFEKKLRIKSSFVAPLEKSYGTRPRVLTGNSRTDLQEINNWVQAQTKGKIARSTRDLPSEISILLLGVAYFKGQWVTKFDPKKTSLQDFHLDEERTVRVPMMSEPKAVLRYGLDSDLNCKIAQLPLTGSMSIIFFLPLKVTQNLTMIEESLTSEFVHDIDRELKTVQAVLSVPKLKLSYEGEVTKSLQDMKLQSLFDSPDFSKITGKSIKLTQVEHRAGFEWNEDGAGTTPSAELQPARLTFPLDYHLNQPFIFVLRDADTGALLFIGKILDPRGT